The Collimonas sp. PA-H2 genome contains a region encoding:
- a CDS encoding type I secretion system permease/ATPase, whose amino-acid sequence MRESILPGKDEGHLPGNVQDSGIASLTVVAQLSGVAASAERLKHLSGSSDRVDAITLVRLARQIALKARLVRSQSHRLAQTPLPAIAELKDGSFIVLAKCANGVLLHDEVQKRTFQLPLTEFEQLWSGRLILITSRAILSQGGGKFDVSWFVPSIVKYRKQLLEVLAGSFFLQLFGLVSPLFMQVVIDKVLVHKSMSTLDVLVFGLVTISVFEALLGGLRTYVFSHTTNRMDVELGSRLFNHLLNLPLAYFQARRVGDSVARVRELENIRNFLTGNALTVVMDLLFTLVFFAVMLSYSGILTLVVFISLPCYIALSVLVTPALKSRLNEKFRRSAENQSFLVESVTGVETIKSMAVEPLMQRRWETQLAGYVSIAFKASNLSNAANQVASLISKLTTAALLWYGAKLAIDGTLSVGELIAFNMLAGRVSAPVLRLAQLWQDFQQVRLSMDRLGDILDNKAESSTSGGQTSMPTVKGEVVFDKVVFRYRHDGPEILRGLSLTVKPGSVTGIVGPSGSGKSTLTKLVQRLYSPERGRVLIDGMDLAVLDPASLRRQIGTVLQENMLFKGTVRDNIAFASPGMEFDKVVEAATLAGAHEFVLELPQGYDTELGERGNGLSGGQRQRIAIARALATNPKILIFDEATSALDAESEAIIQGNMQQICAGRTVFIIAHRLSAVRIAERIITVEKGEIVEEGTHDELIQRRGGRYASLWQHQTGYLHVA is encoded by the coding sequence ATGAGGGAGAGCATCTTACCGGGCAAAGATGAGGGGCATTTGCCGGGCAATGTGCAGGACAGCGGTATTGCATCGTTGACGGTTGTGGCGCAGTTATCGGGCGTAGCGGCGAGTGCAGAACGCCTCAAACACTTGTCAGGCAGCTCGGATCGCGTCGACGCGATCACCTTGGTGCGCTTGGCGCGCCAGATTGCGCTCAAGGCCAGGCTCGTCAGGAGCCAATCCCACCGACTTGCCCAGACGCCGCTGCCGGCTATCGCTGAACTCAAGGATGGCAGTTTTATCGTTCTCGCCAAATGCGCCAACGGTGTTCTGCTGCACGACGAGGTCCAGAAACGCACCTTTCAACTCCCTCTGACCGAATTCGAGCAGCTTTGGTCTGGCCGGCTGATCCTGATTACGTCGCGCGCCATTTTGTCGCAGGGCGGCGGCAAGTTCGATGTGTCCTGGTTCGTTCCCTCTATCGTCAAGTACCGCAAGCAATTGCTGGAAGTGCTGGCCGGCTCCTTCTTCCTGCAGTTGTTCGGCTTGGTTTCTCCCTTGTTCATGCAAGTGGTGATCGATAAGGTGTTGGTGCATAAATCCATGTCTACATTGGATGTGCTGGTATTCGGCCTGGTCACCATTTCAGTGTTCGAAGCGTTGTTGGGCGGCCTGCGCACTTACGTCTTTAGCCACACCACTAACCGAATGGATGTCGAACTGGGCAGTCGCCTGTTCAACCATCTGTTGAATCTTCCGCTGGCCTATTTCCAGGCACGGAGGGTCGGCGACAGCGTAGCGCGTGTCCGCGAGCTGGAAAACATCCGCAACTTCCTGACCGGTAATGCCTTGACTGTCGTGATGGATTTGCTGTTCACGTTGGTTTTTTTTGCGGTGATGCTGTCCTACTCTGGCATCTTGACGCTGGTGGTGTTCATCTCGCTGCCGTGCTACATCGCGTTGTCGGTACTGGTGACGCCGGCGCTGAAATCTCGCCTCAACGAAAAATTCCGCCGTTCCGCAGAAAATCAGTCCTTCCTGGTCGAGTCGGTGACCGGCGTCGAAACCATCAAATCGATGGCGGTCGAGCCGTTGATGCAGCGCCGCTGGGAAACGCAGTTGGCCGGCTACGTGTCGATCGCCTTCAAAGCCTCGAATCTCTCCAATGCCGCCAATCAGGTCGCATCCCTCATCAGCAAACTGACCACGGCTGCACTGCTATGGTACGGCGCCAAACTGGCCATTGACGGCACGCTCTCGGTTGGCGAGCTGATCGCCTTCAATATGCTGGCCGGTCGCGTCAGTGCCCCCGTATTGCGCCTGGCACAGCTCTGGCAGGATTTCCAGCAGGTGCGGCTGTCGATGGATCGCTTAGGCGACATCCTCGACAACAAGGCCGAGTCCAGCACGTCAGGCGGGCAAACCTCGATGCCTACCGTCAAAGGCGAAGTCGTGTTCGATAAAGTGGTGTTTCGCTACCGCCATGATGGTCCTGAGATCCTGCGCGGCCTGTCGCTGACTGTGAAGCCGGGTAGCGTCACCGGTATTGTCGGCCCCTCCGGTTCCGGCAAAAGCACTCTTACCAAACTGGTCCAACGTCTTTATTCGCCAGAGCGCGGGCGCGTCTTAATTGACGGTATGGACCTGGCGGTACTCGATCCGGCATCGCTGCGCCGGCAGATAGGCACCGTGCTGCAGGAAAACATGCTGTTCAAAGGGACGGTACGCGACAATATCGCGTTCGCTTCACCAGGCATGGAGTTCGATAAAGTGGTCGAAGCGGCAACGCTGGCCGGCGCCCATGAGTTCGTGCTGGAACTGCCGCAAGGCTATGACACTGAGCTCGGTGAGCGTGGCAATGGTCTGTCCGGTGGGCAGCGGCAGCGCATTGCGATTGCCAGAGCGCTGGCGACCAATCCCAAGATTCTGATTTTTGATGAAGCGACGTCGGCGCTGGATGCAGAATCCGAAGCCATCATTCAGGGCAACATGCAACAGATTTGTGCCGGCCGCACCGTCTTTATCATCGCTCATCGGCTGTCGGCAGTACGGATTGCCGAGCGCATCATCACCGTCGAAAAGGGCGAGATTGTCGAAGAGGGAACGCACGACGAATTAATTCAACGCCGCGGTGGCCGCTATGCGTCCTTGTGGCAGCACCAGACGGGGTATCTGCATGTTGCTTGA
- a CDS encoding HlyD family type I secretion periplasmic adaptor subunit, which produces MLLDTLRHYWDIARASLAEEKAQGAPIKRQRDEVEFLPAALEVLETPASPIGRSLMWVLMILFAIALIWSIIGKVDVVAVAQGKIVPNGNSKVIQPLEAGIVKAILVSNGQHVNAGQVMIELDPTEAAADVGKSRTARIDAMLTAKRAQALLDAQRDNKPPQLPPIPDARPERQHDVQRLAEGAFIEYRSKLTSLRAELQKREHELQTTRQKILGVEQTLPIARAEETDYQSLLGQNYVPRHAALEKQQTRIQAEQDLASQQSYARQLADGISEQRQDIETAIAQFRREQLDALNQAQQQLAQVQGDEAKSTQRQTQTHLNAPVSGTVQQLDIHTVGGVVKPAQELLVLVPDDAGLEIEVQILNQDIGFVRPGQDAAIKLDAFPYTHYGTLPGKVISISQDAVKDDKLGLIYPARIKLFKATIVADGKTESLTPGMASSVEIKTEQRRIIEYLLTPLLRYRSEALRER; this is translated from the coding sequence ATGTTGCTTGATACCTTGCGCCATTACTGGGACATCGCCCGCGCTTCGCTTGCCGAAGAAAAGGCGCAGGGCGCGCCGATCAAGCGCCAACGGGATGAAGTTGAATTCTTGCCAGCAGCGCTGGAGGTGCTGGAGACGCCGGCATCGCCAATCGGACGTAGTCTGATGTGGGTCTTGATGATTTTGTTCGCGATTGCGTTGATCTGGTCGATCATTGGCAAGGTCGATGTGGTCGCCGTGGCCCAGGGCAAGATCGTCCCCAATGGGAATAGTAAGGTGATCCAGCCTTTGGAGGCAGGTATCGTCAAGGCGATCCTGGTCAGCAATGGGCAACACGTCAACGCGGGTCAGGTAATGATCGAACTTGATCCTACGGAGGCCGCTGCCGATGTCGGCAAATCGCGCACCGCACGGATTGATGCGATGTTGACCGCCAAACGGGCGCAAGCGCTACTAGATGCGCAACGCGACAACAAACCACCGCAACTCCCGCCCATACCCGATGCCAGGCCAGAGCGGCAACACGACGTGCAACGATTGGCCGAAGGGGCGTTCATTGAATACCGCAGCAAACTAACGTCGCTGCGGGCCGAACTGCAAAAGCGCGAGCATGAATTGCAAACGACCCGGCAAAAGATTTTAGGGGTGGAGCAGACCCTGCCGATTGCGCGTGCTGAAGAGACTGACTATCAATCGCTGCTGGGACAGAATTATGTGCCGCGCCACGCCGCTCTGGAAAAGCAACAGACCCGCATTCAGGCGGAACAGGATCTGGCCTCGCAACAAAGCTACGCACGCCAACTCGCAGATGGGATTTCCGAACAACGGCAAGACATTGAGACTGCGATTGCGCAGTTCCGGCGTGAACAGTTGGATGCGCTCAATCAGGCACAGCAGCAATTGGCGCAAGTGCAGGGTGATGAGGCCAAGTCCACACAGCGGCAAACGCAGACACATCTTAATGCGCCTGTATCCGGTACGGTTCAGCAATTGGATATTCACACGGTGGGCGGCGTGGTGAAACCGGCGCAAGAGCTGCTGGTCCTTGTGCCTGACGATGCGGGTCTGGAGATCGAGGTGCAAATCCTGAACCAGGACATTGGATTTGTGCGGCCTGGACAGGATGCTGCCATCAAGCTCGATGCTTTTCCATATACCCATTACGGTACGCTGCCAGGCAAGGTGATCTCGATTTCGCAGGATGCTGTCAAAGATGACAAGCTGGGCTTGATTTATCCGGCGCGCATCAAGTTATTCAAAGCCACCATCGTTGCCGATGGCAAGACCGAATCCTTGACGCCGGGTATGGCAAGTTCGGTGGAGATCAAGACGGAGCAGCGGCGGATTATTGAATATCTGCTGACGCCGTTGTTGAGGTATCGGAGTGAAGCGTTACGGGAGCGATGA